gcattttgtgttttttgtaagagcgcatcatgagtggtggttattttatttctaagaaacctctagggaaaattatttgtcagtgggaaagtcgagCCATCTGTAATCACTGTTGTCAACGAACGTTTTTCCTCTCTTTATATGGCagaaataaagacgattctctggaaaccctgagatacaaacgattcgctaaaacagtgacaaaaaatgcattaaatctcttctcacttcctccaacacaagatgcggcccgtttccacagactccgagtgtatcaccagattcagtaatggctcggtaaacattgtgatccagaaaaTTGGGTCTGGAAAAAGCATGCAGAATTTTGGATAcaatccaaacttccaagcctccagtacccccgaacttatgaaattcatctttagcagatgcaatggaaactcatgtggttgccgaaaatcagacctcaaatgttcagcagtgtgcctctATTGTGGCGGTGAAAGTTacagcaacatcgtggacatatcaacattaattattgaagaaaatgaattggtagatgaattaccgacaatgacgccaactctaactctcattataccacaaaaattcacctcgaatactgattcagatcttgactccCAGCCTGGACcatcaaaaaattgaaaaaataataactagatctttttcaacatataataataaataatattattttgtctacaaATTTTCCGAggattaggcctattggggataccacacaaaaaacgcgcctccagactatctcataggtggccgggaaaagggtcaaaaatagctgaataatagcataggaatgttaaaattataataaataaatatgtagataaaaaagTAAGCCCacagttttgtttttattgtattcctttaTTGTATCGTGAGAATTCGAGAGTCTGGAAGTTTGGAGAGCGAGCTgttgtaaaacctagataaataaataaaattaaagaatgaaaaaatgtataaacattttcaatttctttgcaacacgaaaatgcagcagctgcataattctctggttaaatcggagagtgtaGGAAGAGTCTATATCGGTTTTGGAGGTCTTtattccccctcatcagtagtatcatatcctcttctctccgatttttccaggcatcacactttgggccttccCGAATTACAAAGAAAGAATTGTCACgaatgaactagagccatctaccgaaaaacaaagtaagttatcaatcgaagtagcacagaaaacgacaataaatatccttcccataccaccagattgacaacaggtggaatactacaattaaacaactttatagtggaaattgttcgttgaaaaatcctctataaaatcgctatggtgttattttgttgtaaaatgaaCGGAAGAAAGtgataacctccaaaaggaaacttcttacaaacttttgtcttatttttgtttataacttttttgatgGTCACctgtaaaatgaactgaaaaaaagttataacctccaaaaagaaacttggtaaattttttttacttatttttgtttatatcttttttatttgtCACTTGACTATAAAAAGTAATGgacataaaattgtaaaaaaattaatttgctacattttatttgtaattaaattttctgtatggttgctagtttaggagatacagcgcgaaagcccgttgcacccctttttccaagatggcggccgggggacaagggcggtgaccccaaaaacttgaacttaagcttgtactgaaccccctacacagtaaaaaaaataaaattgactcctctaaggaATGCAatcctaaatgtaacatttcaatggactattacTATTTTTtcctgcaagaccagttgcagcgGTCCATATCTCTCGCTTTTCCTCATGATGATGTATTCGATTTTGACTATTTTTTTATGGTTAACagcaggggcggctcgtgatagtacaagatggtgaggcacactacacttgaggaatattacagtagactctctctataacgaacacgggtattacgaagtttcgcttataacgaggtatgTCCAACATCTGTGTGCTTaccgaggccagtgctgtaataaattcCACCGCCTGTAACTTCCTTCCTATTTATCtgtcgaccgatattgaatatcgtaggaaatttacaatttgcGATGGCCAAGTTTCATTGTTGAAGTCGAtgatcgacacctaataaactatgtAGGAGGCTTCAAAACATTTCAGTAGTGGTGATATGTACTGTTTTAAGTTCCTTTCGTCATGTAAATCAAATATTAAACAGTATTGTTCATACAAATCTTTATTAGCAATCAAAAAGCTACAACTTACAAGTTACATGACGCTAGCCGGAATGGCGTTACGTCGCTGACATCTGTCTGTCGTTGGTCTTCTTCTTTTACATCctaaacataatatattacataatattgttgtctgatataacgagatccgcttataacgaggtaattagtacgccatttcagttctcgttatagagggagtttACTGTATTATTATGGTTAGCTTTTCTTTAATAGCCGGAATGTCGATTTTGTGGCGTCATAACGTCACAAAACGGCACCGTATTTATTTTAAGGCTTGCAAACGATATtaaataacaattattttattaaaaatgaataaccattttcaatttcgttgcaaaacgaaaacacagccgaaccatattctagtccaatcagagagtgctgcaagcacccccaccggtttcgaaacttattagtctctcatcaggaggcacatatgctgctctccctgatccaaccaaaacaaaccccagcgtgcagtcgcggattgcaacgaacgaaatggcatagatgccctagcggcaactgctagcaaaaagactaagttttcactctaatggcatataaaacaacataatgctattctacatcccaccagaatgaaaacaatgggaaccttctctggttacacctccgaggcttctaatggcttgcaaattgtagaagcctcggaggtgtaaccagagaaggttcccattgttttcattctggtgggatgtagaatagcattatgttgttttatatgccattagagtgaaaacttagtccaATTATTTTATTCGCAAGAGAAAGGCGAAAATTTTAAGTCTATAACATCGTTCATATTCTTATTTGCTgtttttttagctaaaaataattaatttgataccacatatcaaaacagTGTGAGTCAGGTGTTTCGTCCTTTCTTGGTCTCATCAGCGTTGTACAGTcatattaagcaaaatttacattatatactaCATGACAAGAACGTACAACTGATTTcagtggcgtaaccagggggtttttAGGGGTTATAAGCGCCCCATACCCTTAACATCCTCCTTAATTCCATACCCCCGGAGACCCAtacccccttaggatcatcctggttacgctgTTGACtgattcttttattattaatcacttgccaaaatgaaattattgtgcGCAATCAATATACCTTCAAACACGTGATAATTTCATTTggaaccaatcttatattgtaaatgtattgaaTATATAGGAAATTAAaacaagcaagtaagcaaattactgttatattataagattgattttttatgttaaataaactaagggttaaattttatttttttggttttttatattttttttaaacagcgtgcttaaaagtaaaattattatgaacgaaatcataatttctaatttttttattaatttacttATTTAATTGACATTTGGAAAATGGCATACAGCTAGTCACAGCATGATAACATATTCTAAACATCTAATTATACTAATAGTAAGTAACCAGAgcagtgttgccgatgtcacaATATGAAATTATGTTAAGCGGTTGCTAAAATTAtcagattttgccaaaaattatgttaaaattttttatcgCCAACCCCTGCCGCAAGCCACAGAACTTGGACAAAATTTCAGTAGAATTGCTCCTaatttttcggtagaaatcgtcaaatttcggttgattttattttttacttcttttgctatcacattgcaaaaaaatgatactttattatacttctattataggtacaattattcaaaaataaactacctTCGTCATAATATGATGATCAATAATCAtcattcatcataaaaatcactcaaagttcaaaatcggtttacgttaaaaaatgtattttctcggctttttATAAAGCAAttgtcttcattttttttaattcataagtTACTTAGTttgatattaataataatttttatatgaaAACCACAATCCTCAAAAGTATTCACTATTCAGGTAGGTACATTAGTCCCAAAATCAAATATAAAAGGACAAAGGTGGTCATAAAATTGTGTCGCAAGTCGCAAGCTAGTAAATACAAATGCAAACAAATTgaagaattcttgaaaatttactaaactctattgccaaatctatccgtataaaattatgttaaaattatcaattatgttaaaaaaatatttattatcagaatgccataaaaattatgttaaaatctgataattatgtacaaatcggcaaccCTGAACCAGAGTGTAAGAAGGCCAAGTACACGTAACCAGAACAAACTGCATTAACAAACTACCTAACTAAAACTGCAAGACCACGCTAGAGGCATATTTTTGCCAGAATTAATCCCGGCTCCAAAAATTATTCTCAGTTTAAATTTTATTGCGGCCGGCCGATCACCGCCGGCTTAGTAATATGCTAGACAAGGACCCATCTGAGGCAGTGCTTCTGCTATAATTTGAGAAAGTGAGAATGAGACGCATATATACTCCCAcgtagggtaggtacctaccgaTGTATTTATGAAGAACGCTACAAAGAATTAACTACAAAGATACGGGGTCAGGGCCGTAcctacctatttttattttttatcataaaaataaagttattaagttttataataaaaattaagttatttagcaagtttcaaaaagttaaattgtatttaaataattgatgatgaaataacgaaaataaagttattaagcaaatttcaaacagttaaattgtatttaaagaattgatgatgaaataacgaaataacgtaaagagtcgattgatataccggtgaggcactgcctcacctgcctcataggactaGCCGCCACTGGTCAACAGCTATTTTTCTTTTTGAATTCTGaacaaaacaccctgattagtagTGACGTCACCATGACGGTACTTGCTGTCAATTTTTGgtttgttcaaactaatttactTGAATTAAATATTTACCATATGACATGGGCTTTAATGATAACTTTCAGAGCAAGGCACGGAATCCTAAGGTTTGGAGTTGAGCATTTTCTGAAATCAATGGACTCAAAAATACATGCTATGAGCTTGGTAAGTTCAAGAAAACACAATAATTAGGTAAAATAGTatgtatattaaaatataaaaaaaataccaaaaagtATTTTGACAAGTCTAAAATAATACCGGATCAATTCCTGCCAATCTATCCCAACTCTCTGGAATCGACTCTGCACCATAAAGAGAACTCTTTATCTTGTTTCTGTCAGTGTCATCTAAAATAATCTTAAAATCAGTCTGCACATCCATTTTTGTACCCTCCTCTTTGATCATAGTAATCCTTTCCATAATCATATCGAAAAAGGCACTGGGTGTCACCCATTTTAGAAAGAATGGATCTGTTTTACAAATATCTTTTGCAGATAGACTGTATTTTCTATCCACCCAGATTTTTAAAAGATCTAAATTAACTAGTTCTTTGACATCGTTGAGACATGAAAaaacttttaggttttttggaATTGATGTAAATTCAAAAGGAGTCTCCGTTTTTAACATAAATTTTTTCCTTACACCTTCCTGCTTCATATAAGAAATAACATCTAAAATATAGTCTTTACAATCTTCGTTATCTTCAAGTGAAATTAAAAGTGATATTTTCCCTGCTTTCCAAAACACTTTATACAATATTGTAAGATGAAAATCTCTGCAAAAACCTTCTTCCAAAAGATAAGCTTTAATTTGGTGATCAGATATTTTGTTGAAAGCTGTGTCAGACATAGTTACAATTTTTGTTAGAGGatctattttaaatttttcttctacgGTTGATAAAGAGTTCTCGATTAGCTGGTTAAAAGGCTCACAGAGTTTGCTTAAAATAAACGGTTCATTTTTTATAATAACCACGTCAGTGTTATTAATAACCTTGTTCCAAATGTCAAAGTTACCAGATTTGAAGTTGACCAGCTTTGGCAAAATAGTGTATGGACTAAGCAGTAGTTCACCAATTTTCAAGATAACATCTTTTTTGGATAACATGTAATTTCCTCCTAGTTTACCTTCAGCCCagttttcaatataatttttGTATTGTCTAGCAAACTCAGGTTTTAAATTGGGGAACAGCTTTTTAATTAAATCATTAATTGAATGCGGATATGACCTTTGATTAGTATAAAGATATATTGGAGGTAGGCCGCTGCTGTGTTCAGGCGACATTAAAAACACGTTGTCGTTATCAGTAGACACATTCAAGATGTAATTTTTCTTTGTCATTggaaatatttttacttt
The window above is part of the Diabrotica virgifera virgifera chromosome 2, PGI_DIABVI_V3a genome. Proteins encoded here:
- the LOC114334701 gene encoding uncharacterized protein LOC114334701, which produces MVDVSVSADPIVLSTDDPERRDCELCGIKYIHINDVEKHINSRKHKLNQRKLTEPEAQNRYNCKDCNKTLTSEEFLRRHVESKSHKKEVEKHLPKIEEYKEKTQSIWMQKWQLRSMSIIDSTMSPSKLDEATVTINEAEEETFDRKKYKVRSDNLAFDRLEPYVYSLVSYLSIRLALDPNTTDFNISVNNRNWPTFGDIIVEQTFSDKFVTYAIRCKNISETPQTIDNLKDAKIFLEKEYTYVTQHKNYSSTTFLIFTTCNTSSKFPEQIEIKPELIKHFIKPSEETPPPIKVKIFPMTKKNYILNVSTDNDNVFLMSPEHSSGLPPIYLYTNQRSYPHSINDLIKKLFPNLKPEFARQYKNYIENWAEGKLGGNYMLSKKDVILKIGELLLSPYTILPKLVNFKSGNFDIWNKVINNTDVVIIKNEPFILSKLCEPFNQLIENSLSTVEEKFKIDPLTKIVTMSDTAFNKISDHQIKAYLLEEGFCRDFHLTILYKVFWKAGKISLLISLEDNEDCKDYILDVISYMKQEGVRKKFMLKTETPFEFTSIPKNLKVFSCLNDVKELVNLDLLKIWVDRKYSLSAKDICKTDPFFLKWVTPSAFFDMIMERITMIKEEGTKMDVQTDFKIILDDTDRNKIKSSLYGAESIPESWDRLAGIDPVLF